Part of the Vigna unguiculata cultivar IT97K-499-35 chromosome 3, ASM411807v1, whole genome shotgun sequence genome, attaatgtgtggttaataaattaatatataatttatttgaaaattagatataaatttaaattgtaaaaaaaatggcGATGAGTTATCTATAGATTTACTTAAACTCGATAAATAGAAgataaatattaacattttaaattcttGTTTCCTAAACCTACCCCATCTATATTTTGTGTTGTTTAGAGATAAGATAAGTTAAATCTACTTCTTTCAATCTTTCCATAGTAGTGTCTAAGTTTAATAATATGGTTTTTAGGTTCCAAATAATTCATactaaaaatattgttaatgtttttaacatgttgatgttttcactattttatGCTATAGTCAATTTAAACATGTTGGTTAGTATATGAGGATATCAATTCGTAGCGGAAAAATGCGTAGAGTATGAATTCTTGGAGACTTAACTATCTAAACTATATGAAAACAAACACCTttgaaaaatacttaaatatctCATCTCCAATCATTGATATTTGTCCATTTTACAGGTTTTTTCATCAATTACACATATTTTAAAGATGTTTCTCAGTCTTTGTGATcagaaaaatactattttaaccCTTCTGTCAATCTCAATCTCTGTGATCAAGAAAATActgtttgcatttttttatttttgttttagttcaTTGTTCATGTGTGGACAATAATCTTGTAACCAAAGTTCACAATATAcctacattttatttatttcaaaaaaaaaacatatgtatACACATCAAATAATTAACTCAGAATCAATGTCTACATTCATAACGATATCttatgtgtgtgttttttttttttaattttaaccttgaattcatattaaatttttaataagattaCATTTCACAATATATTTGCACTTTATTCATATTtgcatatttctttttatttaaaataatttaagtttaacttcattttcttttctgatTCCACATGccaatatttttcaatattatttttctattaaactAACTatcttctatttaaaattttaacattaactaTGTACtcttaattaattcattataaaaaaatattagtaatcaatgatttaatttttattttattatttaaatattatatttgtaattataataataaaatataataatataaataattcattcattcaaatattacaataacaatattaatttttttaatctaaattataaaaaaaaaaacaatcggTGCATACTtagatattataaatttaatgtctaGATTGATAACAACACCTGCatgcatttttgtttaaaaattttaacatcaatttcatcctactctaacttttttaatagggacaatatctaacaatatgtttacatttttttcatttttctttaatttaataatttatttgtggATAATACTTTTGTACGGGATCAAAGTAAACACTatgtctatattttattttaacaacgaTATGTacatatgaattttattataatatataactaaccACTTTAACCGTAATTTCTTCCtataacaatattgttttactaCAAAtcactaataaattattataaaaattttataatttaatacaaataaattcacaccccaatttcataattaaaaaagaattgtgTGCACATCAAATAATCAACTAATAGTTAATGTTTACATTGATAacaatatcttatgtttatttaaaataatttaattttaactttgtaTTTTTTCTAAAGGTCaataccttttaatattatttttcttttaaactcaTTATATCTATATgctcttttatttaaaattttaacattaatttctaCGTACTCttagttaatttattataaaaaatactaatatttaattatttaatttttattttattatttaaatattatatatgtaattaaaaaataaaatataatgatacagattgataattttttcaaatataaccaatacaatattaatttttttaatgtaaattataaaaattaaagagcCGTGCATACTAGTTATTAAAAAAGAGAGGTAAAAAGAAAGTAAGagacacatgaaaaaaaaattgaaatcagaTTTCAaagagataatttttttatttagagaaaaatctattcaaatattatttcacAAATTCGAAAAACAAAATGTGTATTTCTAAGGCAAGTAATAAATGGTTGGGTAACGAAAAATAAAGCCAAACAaataacagataaaagaatTGCATAATTGAATGATTGATTTTTAAACAAGGAGATGTAAATAAGGTTGGGTGGAAGTCACTTAACCTTAAATGTAACTAACATAATTTATCTCCTTCTCCAtctatttgttattatttaaatggtataatttctttttcatccagttgataattttttaatatcaatgtaataatcaaatattaaatattaaatagccAATTATGTTTGAAGAAGCAAttactctaatttaaaatttaaaataattatactaatgaaataaaataaaagaattcagtactcacataaatatttaaaaataaattatgtattaaaggTTTTCCAAATTGAATTAAAACAGACAAGTAACATAAGAAACAGAAAATTATtctgttgaaaaataaaatcttagtTCTTATTCctagatatagatagatatagatatagataaacaaaaagaaactaACCATTTCttctataaatacataataGAAGTTGCGTTCAAATTACCTTCACAGTGTTTTACATCTACTCAAGTCACTAATGGCTATTGCAAAGTTATTTTCTTTGTCACtctgtttatttgttttgttgttggcCACTAATGCATTTGAAGTTTCTAACGATGGAAGAGCCATCAAGATTGATGGTAAGCGAAGAATACTTATATCTGGATCAATCCATTATCCTAGAAGCACACCTCAGGTAATCACTGTTCTTATTTTGCTTTCTTGTTAATTTAATATGGTGTTTAGATTAATTTAATCTCAGTAATTTAATCATATATGTAGATGTGGCCCGATTTAATCAAGAAAGCAAAAGAAGGAGGTTTAGATGCAATAGAAACATATGTTTTCTGGAATGCACATGAACCTTCTCGTCGTGTCTATGATTTTTCTGCCAACAATGATCTCATTACATTTCTCAAGACCATTCAAGATTCTGGCCTCTATGCTATTCTTCGCATTGGTCCATATGTTTGTGCCGAATGGAACTATGGGTACATTATTTCATCACCCTTTCTTTTCAATCTCTGTTATTATCATATTTACGTGAAatcaaagtttataaaatttttcatGTTTCAGAGGGATTCCTGTGTGGGTTTACAATCTACCCGGTGTTGAGATCAGGACGGTCAATAATGTGTTTATggtaatgtttaatttttcttattttatttagttttttttatgtatataattttatccaAAACATATTAGTGTTgacttccttttattttattttggaactAAGAATGAAATGCAAAATTTCACTACTTTGATCGTGGATATGgtaaaaaaagagaaacttTTTGCTTCTCAAGGTGGTCCCATTATTCTCACTCAGgtacttttctcttttcttttcgaTCTTTTGAGAATGGTTCCATTAAAGTATTTATCCATAACATGGTGAATGATATTTTAGATCGAAAATGAATACGGTAACGTGATTTCACATTATGGAGAAGCGGGAAAAGCTTACATAAATTGGTGTGCAAATATGGCCGAGTCATTGAACGTTGGAGTTCCATGGATCATGTGTCAAGAGTCCGATGCTCCTCAGCCTATGGTATTTGTTTATACATTTTACGTTAGTCAAATACTTCATCAATCTGTGAAGTGATGAAATTAATAGTTCTTAAATTTCATGTGTAGATCGATACTTGCAATGGTTGGTACTGCGACAACTTTCAACCCAATAATCCCAACAGTCCTAAAATGTGGACTGAAAATTGGGTTGGTTGGTAAGTCTAATATTCTTCACTGTTTTCCAAATTCTAACTAACATTTTCATTAATAGATCTTATATTTgtgcttttattttttgatgaaTTTAAGGTTCAAGAATTGGGGTGGCAGAGATCCACACAGAACTGCCGAAGATGTTGCCTATTCTGTGGCTAGATTTTTCCAAACTGGAGGCACATTCCAAAATTATTACATGGtaattcataattgaaaacATTAATCATGCATGGTGTCTTTGATCGTAGTTcatttatactaaattattgttttgtttatgtTCAGTACCATGGAGGGACTAATTTCGGTAGAACAGCCGGGGGTCCATATATCACCACTACATACGATTACGATGCTCCTCTTGATGAATACGGtaattgaatttattatatacttttcaTGGATTAACACTTCCACCtctaatccattttattaatatttgcagGCAACATTGCTCAACCAAAATGGGGTCACCTCAAAGAACTTCATAGTGTTTTGAAGTCTATGGAGGAAACTATTACAAATGGAAAAGTCTTGGAGACTGATTTTGGAAACTCTGTTAAGGCCACCGTTTATGCCAGAAATGGATCATCAAGCTGCTTCTTGAGcaacaccaacaccaccacTGATGCCACCCTAACATTTAGAGGAAACAAGTACACCATTCCAGCATGGTCTGTTAGTCTTCTTCCTGATTGTCAGCACGAAGAGTATAACACTGCCAAGGTTAGACAaaacatttatgtttttttcgtTATAATCAACTATTATGTTATTGATTCCTAAGTTTATATTTACTGAAACAGGTGAATATTCAAACCTCTGTGATGGTCAAAGAAAccaaacaagaagaaaaagatcCCATAGCTTTGAAATGGATGTGGAGGTCAGAGAATATTGATAATGCTCTTCATGCTAAAAGCAACATCTCTGCACCTGGACTTATTGATCAAAAACTTATGGCTAGTGATAACAGTGACTATCTCTGGTACATGACGAAGTAACCACCTCAACTTAACCTTTTATGTTCTTTTGTTCCACTTTATAGTTGTTCATCATACCATATTTTTTCTGTGACAGACTTCATCTCAAGCACGATGATCCACTTTGGAGCGAAAATATGAGTCTTAGGATTAACGGCAGCGGCCATGTGATTCACGCCTTCGTTAATGGAGAACATATTGGTATACTTTGAGATTCATGTGTTCATTAACGTTGTATTATTTGTGTCAGAATTTCATTCATAACAAGTTCTCAGCACTCTTTACTTAATAGGCTCTCATTGGGCCACATATGGAATTCACAATGATAAATTTGAGTCAAAGATTAGGTTGAAGCGAGGAACAAATACCATAAGCTTGCTTAGTGTCACCGTTGGACTTCAGGTTCgatttaaatttacataataatgatgttttatttgtttctattttgctgatttatgttttgaaaaaaatagaactATGGACCACATTTTGATACATGGCATTCCGGTCTTGTTGGGCCAATTGAGCTGGTGCGTGAGAAAGGTGATGAAACCATCACTAAGGATTTATCATCACACAAATGGCTATACAAAGTTGGATTGAATGGTTGGAACCACAAATTCTTCAGTGAAGACTCACCTACCAACTGGGAATCTCAACAATTACCCACAAACAGAATGCTCACTTGGTACAAGgtaattcatcttaattttttttaattatagtggCATTTGGTTTTAATTATAACTGAAAACTAATGTGTGTATAATATGAAGACTACCTTCAAAGCTCCTATGGGGTCAGACCCTGTTGTGGTAGATTTGAAGGGAATGGGCAAAGGGTATGCATGGGTGAATGGTGAAAATCTTGGACGCATATGGCCCAGTTATTTGGCTGAGGAAGAAGGTTGCAGTGATGAGCCATGTGATTACCGTGGAGAGTACACTGACACAAAATGTGTGACCAATTGTGGGAACCCGACACAGAGATGGTTGGTTATGTTTTACGACTAGGATGTTCCATCTTCCACtcctttattattttacaagataTTAATTTAGTTATGTTTTGAATCGTTCAGGTACCATGTTCCTCGTTCCTTTCTGCGTGATGATGGTGAAAATAGTTTGGTTTTGTTTGCAGAGTTGGGTGGTAACCCTTCATTGGTGAAGTTCGAAACTGTTGTTGTTGGAAGTGCATGTGGAAATGCATATGAGAACAAGACCTTGGAGTTGTCTTGCCAAGATCGTCCAATTTCTGCAATTAAATTTACAAGTTTTGGTGATCCCAAAGGAGTGTGTGGATCATTCACCAAGGGTAGCTGTGAAAGCAAAAAGAATGCATTGTCCATTCTGAAAAAGGTATAATTCTCTTCAAGTGTTTGCATTATTTTcgttattagatttatttttaggTGATTTTAATAACTTACTTAAAACATTTGGGTGTGTAGGAATGCGTTGGTAAAAAAACATGTTCCGTTGATGTTTCAGAGAAAATATTTGGTCCAACCACTTGTGAAAGTATTACCAAGAGACTTGCAGTGGAGATAGTTTGTTAGGATGTCTTTAGACTTTTATcattaataaacttttttttatcttttttgtgaGAAAGACGTTAACTATTATgttaatatacaattttatttttgttatatccgcttcatatatattaattgataatatttgagtattcttgatataaaaattaaatcccGATGGCTTTatcttgaaaatttaaataaatcaaaagaattgaatgataaaaaaaaaagcgttttattttatgtgccataatttgtttttgtttatatataaatatggcttgcataatttatcaaataaaaacaaacgtATGGTTTTAATTTTGTACGACGGAAttctttattcataattttaattttgtacgACGAATTTCTTTATTATGAAACAAATTCACTATTACATAATTCATTTAGATCTTGGATGTAACAATTGACAAGagataaataaaagtaaaataacatgTAACAGCAtgtcatttattatttaatttgtttttattttgactaaaaaactttaaattaattgatatgAATATGAgtaatattatacttttttaaattcgaATACGAAAGAAAGGATaagtatgtatatatttgtttcttcatCTATGTATATCTTTTAGTAACTACTcccatttctttttatttgtactATAAGTGGATTTAATAAAGATttaaccttttatatatatatatatatatatatatataataaaataaagcataatagagagaagaaagaagtaGAGATGATAAATAAATCTGTCTTCGTAGGTACTGTCCGAACTTATTACCGTTTTGACGGAGAACCCCCcattgactaggtatgggtatggagattcttcgactttttcaattgggtatgacgatgagtatgaggatgtacatatcccgccataatacccgtcctcGCCATATCTTCGTTCCAATTTAAGTTGTTACAATTAATAaagtaatcatatatataatatactttttattttttatttcttctaattatttggtctGTCATGAAGCTCATTCGCagctccaatatattttttatcttatcataacctttatataattatattaaaatgatgtatgtgaattaaaaaaaattatgtatcacatttgaatatttctattattttttaatatttttatttattgtatatttttctttcacatgagaatgtttaatactctcaatttaaatatttaatagcataaatattttcacttattaggtaatataaaaaatttctttacttattattattaatttttgtttcattttaataacttttttgtttcgttaaaataatttttgttatttctcaactattgagtatatatgttgatattagaCAAGTTtgattaattatacatttgtttttctttgtgcgatttctttcaatagtctctcaaattgtttcaaaggcacacatttgttaatttttaatatttttatttgttgtttattttcatcatgtagaatactatttcgatatattttatctaattattttttattttctaacttattatcaatcatactgtaattttttcactataattatataaataacttttatttactacaatataaaaatttaatgtaattgctatgaatatttttttatcaccatccaacatataatggagtttaaaagatacaagatttatgtcaaaattttattattatgtttattatttgttctttgcgacATTTTGATCAACTGATGTATTAacacttttattagtgtataaaaagagattcattagaatttaaaaaattgaagtatacaaacatttaaaatatattttaatttgaatatttatttttcttttatattttttaaaaatatttttaaattttatcaactaggtttaaATTGGTATTTTCTACGGGAATGGGTATGAGATAACAAAACTTGTCCtcgtcccgttgacatccctagagagaagaatagagaatgagataAGAGGGGACAATTTCTGTGTGTCTTTATTATTGAGAgaaagagtcctatttatatatGTAACATGATAACCCATAACCCATAAAgatacaaatcaaataaataattaatacaaataatatttaccTAAGAAGTAATgaagtaatgaatcatatgagtatcaatcatgaGTAATTGTTTCAAATCAATAGACTACCATTAATTGATAACACTCCCTCC contains:
- the LOC114175542 gene encoding beta-galactosidase 15-like, with the protein product MAIAKLFSLSLCLFVLLLATNAFEVSNDGRAIKIDGKRRILISGSIHYPRSTPQMWPDLIKKAKEGGLDAIETYVFWNAHEPSRRVYDFSANNDLITFLKTIQDSGLYAILRIGPYVCAEWNYGGIPVWVYNLPGVEIRTVNNVFMNEMQNFTTLIVDMVKKEKLFASQGGPIILTQIENEYGNVISHYGEAGKAYINWCANMAESLNVGVPWIMCQESDAPQPMIDTCNGWYCDNFQPNNPNSPKMWTENWVGWFKNWGGRDPHRTAEDVAYSVARFFQTGGTFQNYYMYHGGTNFGRTAGGPYITTTYDYDAPLDEYGNIAQPKWGHLKELHSVLKSMEETITNGKVLETDFGNSVKATVYARNGSSSCFLSNTNTTTDATLTFRGNKYTIPAWSVSLLPDCQHEEYNTAKVNIQTSVMVKETKQEEKDPIALKWMWRSENIDNALHAKSNISAPGLIDQKLMASDNSDYLWYMTKLHLKHDDPLWSENMSLRINGSGHVIHAFVNGEHIGSHWATYGIHNDKFESKIRLKRGTNTISLLSVTVGLQNYGPHFDTWHSGLVGPIELVREKGDETITKDLSSHKWLYKVGLNGWNHKFFSEDSPTNWESQQLPTNRMLTWYKTTFKAPMGSDPVVVDLKGMGKGYAWVNGENLGRIWPSYLAEEEGCSDEPCDYRGEYTDTKCVTNCGNPTQRWYHVPRSFLRDDGENSLVLFAELGGNPSLVKFETVVVGSACGNAYENKTLELSCQDRPISAIKFTSFGDPKGVCGSFTKGSCESKKNALSILKKECVGKKTCSVDVSEKIFGPTTCESITKRLAVEIVC